A single region of the Deltaproteobacteria bacterium genome encodes:
- a CDS encoding c-type cytochrome, producing the protein MRIRLMLLVTSLAMTLVVGFVIFKSTSEEWRDHQLSYYDLAMGRASTAATKEAIANAGLEIKQDTLTAFGEETRVDRCRTCHAAIDDPNFADGQNPLKQHPKIPEHSFNEFGCTICHEGNGRGLSKYYAHGEDHFWPEPLLTGPFIEASCARCHPEPYLEEMPHIARGRELFKEYACEGCHTIQGFARGKLGPDLTEVGAHFKVDYLIESIAEPAANMPMTIMPKFHMSEQERTDLAVFLKSQRGRTLVEDPITLRITTREWKEKSPTPVEVSVEVGQAAFEKRACIACHKLGERDGKLAPELDWIGLIRDEAYIAKHIENPRAHTGGSNMPTFWTSKEERRAIAAFLATQQTIELPESPAEQYAKLCSRCHGKEGHADGVIASNLLPRPREFTNAKFFNWLPEQRAHNAIRNGVPGTAMPAFGKILDQQQAEALFAWVRENFLKAEREEWNKPRKLPEKKAVAYSEESVARGKKVFAMRCYGCHGRRGDGKGPNAPDMLPRPRELTSTSFMGHVDDMRLFESITYGIVGTGMPPWDYLPENQRWDLVNFIRSISNTAEASGDAGQGGS; encoded by the coding sequence ATGCGAATCAGGCTCATGCTCCTGGTGACCAGCCTGGCGATGACCCTCGTCGTCGGCTTCGTCATCTTCAAGTCCACGTCCGAGGAGTGGCGGGACCACCAGCTGTCCTACTACGACCTGGCCATGGGGCGGGCTTCCACCGCCGCAACGAAGGAAGCCATCGCCAACGCTGGCCTCGAGATCAAGCAGGACACCCTCACCGCCTTCGGTGAGGAGACCCGGGTCGACCGGTGCCGCACCTGCCACGCCGCTATCGACGATCCGAACTTCGCCGACGGGCAGAACCCGCTGAAGCAGCACCCGAAGATCCCGGAGCATTCCTTCAACGAGTTCGGTTGCACCATCTGCCACGAGGGCAACGGGCGAGGTCTCTCCAAGTACTACGCCCACGGGGAGGACCACTTCTGGCCCGAGCCGCTGCTCACCGGCCCCTTCATCGAGGCCTCCTGCGCCCGCTGCCACCCCGAGCCCTACCTCGAGGAGATGCCCCACATCGCCCGGGGCCGGGAGCTCTTCAAGGAGTACGCCTGCGAGGGCTGCCACACGATCCAGGGCTTCGCCCGCGGCAAGCTCGGGCCGGACCTCACCGAGGTCGGCGCCCACTTCAAGGTGGACTACCTGATCGAGTCGATCGCCGAGCCGGCAGCGAACATGCCGATGACGATCATGCCGAAGTTCCACATGAGCGAGCAGGAGCGCACCGATCTGGCGGTCTTCCTGAAGAGCCAGCGGGGCCGCACCCTGGTGGAGGATCCCATCACCCTGCGGATCACCACCCGCGAGTGGAAGGAGAAGAGCCCCACGCCGGTCGAGGTCTCGGTCGAGGTCGGCCAAGCCGCCTTCGAGAAGCGCGCCTGCATCGCCTGTCACAAGCTGGGCGAGCGGGACGGCAAGCTCGCTCCCGAGCTCGACTGGATCGGCCTGATCCGCGACGAAGCCTACATCGCGAAGCACATCGAGAACCCGCGGGCCCACACCGGCGGCAGCAACATGCCGACCTTCTGGACCTCCAAGGAGGAGCGGCGGGCCATCGCCGCATTCCTGGCCACTCAGCAGACCATCGAGCTGCCGGAGAGCCCGGCCGAACAGTACGCGAAGCTCTGCTCCCGTTGTCACGGCAAGGAGGGGCACGCCGACGGCGTCATCGCCAGCAACCTCCTGCCCCGGCCGCGCGAGTTCACCAACGCCAAGTTCTTCAACTGGCTCCCCGAGCAGCGGGCCCACAACGCCATCCGCAACGGCGTGCCGGGCACGGCCATGCCGGCCTTCGGCAAGATCCTCGACCAGCAGCAGGCCGAGGCCCTCTTCGCCTGGGTGCGGGAGAACTTCCTCAAGGCCGAGCGGGAGGAGTGGAACAAGCCCCGCAAGCTGCCGGAGAAGAAGGCCGTGGCCTACAGCGAGGAGAGCGTCGCCCGGGGAAAGAAGGTCTTCGCCATGCGCTGCTACGGCTGTCACGGGCGGCGGGGCGACGGCAAGGGCCCCAACGCGCCCGACATGCTCCCCCGGCCGCGGGAGCTGACCTCCACCTCCTTCATGGGCCACGTCGACGACATGCGCCTCTTCGAGTCCATCACCTACGGCATCGTCGGCACCGGCATGCCGCCCTGGGACTACCTGCCCGAGAACCAGCGGTGGGACCTCGTGAACTTCATCCGTTCCATCTCCAACACGGCCGAGGCGTCCGGTGACGCTGGTCAGGGAGGCAGCTAG
- a CDS encoding cbb3-type cytochrome c oxidase subunit I yields the protein MSDTTKKGVWSEPSAMGFIVSSVVFFVITVLVGVLVSLKFIWPEFMGTAPWLTFGRMRPLHVNGVLFGWLLAADIGVLFYMVPRLCGNKLWSEKLGLATLLLFDLIILAAVFTTLGGYTQGLEYAELPFVLDVGVTLAWVMFGVNIFATIATRKHEKLYVSLWYTMGAVIWTAFVWITGNFATELFTGINQANLNWFFVHNAVGLIFTPLGVAIAYYFIPKSAQAPLYSHKLSMIGFWSIAFIYVWTGAHHMIHGPISQWLQTVAILFSVMLIIPVWTVIVNFFGTVAGRWDVVKQEPILKFLMTGTTFYLLTCFQGPMHSLRTVSAIVSKTDWVVGHAHMAVLGAFSSFAMAGVLFAVPEMAGRKLHSKKLANQAFWLFLTGGLIYYVSLWVGGFIQGLQWNDTAIPFIDTVKSMRPYWIARSFSGLLILTAVGLFLYNIVRTLGRQGDGAAEAPSADVTPAAAS from the coding sequence ATGTCCGATACGACCAAGAAGGGGGTCTGGAGCGAGCCCTCCGCCATGGGCTTCATCGTCAGCTCGGTGGTCTTCTTCGTGATCACCGTGCTGGTGGGCGTCCTGGTCTCCCTCAAGTTCATCTGGCCCGAGTTCATGGGCACCGCGCCCTGGCTGACCTTCGGCCGGATGCGCCCCCTCCACGTGAACGGCGTGCTCTTCGGCTGGCTGCTGGCGGCCGACATCGGCGTGCTCTTCTACATGGTGCCCCGGCTCTGCGGTAACAAGCTCTGGAGCGAGAAGCTCGGCCTGGCGACGCTCTTGCTCTTCGACCTGATCATCCTCGCCGCGGTCTTCACCACCCTCGGGGGCTACACCCAGGGCCTGGAGTACGCGGAGCTGCCCTTCGTGCTCGACGTAGGCGTGACCCTCGCCTGGGTGATGTTCGGGGTGAACATCTTCGCCACCATCGCCACCCGGAAGCACGAGAAGCTCTACGTGAGCCTCTGGTACACCATGGGCGCGGTCATCTGGACGGCCTTCGTCTGGATCACGGGCAACTTCGCCACCGAGCTCTTCACGGGGATCAACCAGGCGAACCTCAACTGGTTCTTCGTCCACAACGCGGTGGGCCTGATCTTCACCCCGCTGGGCGTCGCCATCGCCTACTACTTCATCCCGAAGTCGGCGCAGGCGCCCCTCTACTCCCACAAGCTCTCGATGATCGGCTTCTGGAGCATCGCCTTCATCTACGTCTGGACCGGCGCCCACCACATGATCCACGGGCCCATCAGCCAGTGGCTCCAGACGGTGGCGATCCTCTTCAGCGTCATGCTGATCATCCCGGTGTGGACGGTGATCGTGAACTTCTTCGGCACCGTCGCCGGGCGGTGGGACGTCGTGAAGCAGGAGCCGATCCTCAAGTTCCTGATGACCGGCACCACCTTCTATCTGCTCACCTGCTTCCAGGGGCCGATGCACTCCCTGCGGACGGTGAGCGCCATCGTGAGCAAGACCGACTGGGTGGTCGGCCACGCCCACATGGCGGTGCTCGGGGCCTTCTCCTCCTTCGCGATGGCCGGCGTCCTCTTCGCCGTCCCGGAGATGGCGGGGCGGAAGCTGCACTCGAAGAAGCTGGCGAACCAGGCCTTCTGGCTCTTCCTCACCGGCGGCCTGATCTACTACGTCAGCCTCTGGGTGGGCGGCTTCATCCAGGGCCTGCAGTGGAACGACACGGCCATCCCCTTCATCGACACCGTCAAGTCGATGCGGCCCTACTGGATCGCCCGCTCCTTCTCCGGGCTGCTGATCCTCACGGCGGTCGGGCTCTTCCTCTACAACATCGTCCGGACCCTGGGCCGCCAGGGAGACGGGGCCGCCGAGGCTCCCTCCGCCGACGTCACCCCGGCCGCGGCTTCCTGA
- a CDS encoding cbb3-type cytochrome c oxidase subunit II, with translation MLKKMDTSASALFLGALVFFLVGGLLTTVLPWLSEKSWAQPTAHLKDYTESEQRGRDIYVREGCWYCHTQQIRTLEADTVRYGWRGVDAPISVPGEYTRDKPHLLGTRRIGPDLARVGGKYDKSWHKTHFNNPRDLVPGSVMPPFPWIVTDNGGQDLDDLVAYMQTLGRGQDWRPDDDYEH, from the coding sequence ATGCTCAAGAAAATGGACACGAGCGCGAGCGCCCTCTTCCTCGGGGCGCTGGTCTTCTTCCTCGTCGGTGGTCTCCTGACCACCGTCCTGCCCTGGCTCTCCGAGAAGTCCTGGGCGCAGCCGACCGCGCACCTGAAGGACTACACCGAGTCCGAGCAGCGCGGCCGGGACATCTACGTCCGGGAGGGGTGCTGGTACTGCCACACCCAGCAGATCCGCACCCTCGAGGCCGACACCGTCCGCTACGGCTGGCGCGGCGTGGACGCGCCGATCTCCGTTCCGGGCGAGTACACCCGAGACAAGCCTCACCTGCTGGGGACCCGCCGGATCGGCCCCGACCTGGCCCGGGTGGGCGGGAAGTACGACAAGAGCTGGCACAAGACCCACTTCAACAACCCGCGAGATCTGGTGCCGGGCTCGGTCATGCCGCCCTTCCCCTGGATCGTGACCGACAATGGTGGCCAGGATCTGGATGACCTGGTCGCCTACATGCAGACCCTCGGTCGCGGCCAGGACTGGCGTCCGGACGACGACTACGAGCACTAG